In Anopheles arabiensis isolate DONGOLA chromosome 2, AaraD3, whole genome shotgun sequence, the genomic window TTCACGCCCTACCAGAACTGTCTGAAGCAGGCCATCGTAGCGGTCATTAGCGGGAATGTTTCGCCCAGAAGAGCGGCCGCCCGGTACAACGTACCCGCGAGCAGGCTGGTGCGCTGGACGCAGAAGGTAAAGCGAGCGATGAAAAAGAAACCAGAGACGGTAACTGCCAATGTGTCGCAGATGGTTGCCGCATACATTGACCGGAGCATACAGGAGTTCAAACAGCTGCTGGAAACGAGCGATGCGGACGAACGTGTCAGCTTGCTGAGCGACCCATCAAATGTGCTGATGTACGACGTGCGGATTATGCTCGCGATCCACGACATCATGTACACCGGGATAAGCCTGCGCGAGGCGGTAACGCGGTACAAAAACAGTCTCGGTTTGCTGAGAAACCGGCTGTACAATCTAAAGAGTCAGCGAATAACGAACCATTTTAAGTCGTTCGGCATCAGATTGAAAAGTGCGGACAAACAGACAAACGAGCGACAGGCGGCAGGGAAGAAGCGTCGAAGGTTTGAGACGGAGTCGGGGAAGATTTTGAAAACAGCCGATCCCTCCCGGTACGAGGAGAGTGTGGCCAAAGCGCTGGAGGCGATTGGTTACGGTCTATCTATCCAGCAAGCCGCAAACCACTTTCGCATACACAAAAGTGCTCTATGGCGGCACGCAAAGGCCAAGAACATAACCTTTCCGCAGGAAAGGACAGTTCTAAGGAAGAAAGCAGCGACAAAAAAAGTTAAACCGAGCGGTGGTGGTTCAAGCGCTGCCTCCTCCTCCGCTACGAACAGTTGCCCCGTAGTGCCGAAGCTGGTACCGTTTGGAAGCACTGGAGCCGTCACCACCGCCGAGCGCGTTAGGGATCGTGCAGGAGGTGGTGAGATCGCTCTAGCACCGGCCAGTACGGCGGCTCCTCCGATTGCTGCGCCGAGTTTGCTTCCCCTGCCCAAGTTGGTTCCGATTTCGAGCAGCTCGCTGCCGGAGTACGAGGAGCGGATGGAGGCAGCAATAGCTATGATATCGAATCAGAAAATGAGCTACCGGGAAGCGTCGGTAAAGTACAACATTCCCAAGGCAACACTGTGGAAGAAGATAAGTAAGATGGAGCCGAAGAAGTAAGCCAGGCAAATGGTGGCAAGCAAGTGAAAGTTGGACATAATCTGTGTAGTGTAAGTGGTGCCAATTATCGGTATTAAATTGTTCTCGCTTGATGTAAATTAGACTAAagtaatacattttaattttacactTAAAACCGGCTCCCTTATTGCAATGATAGAATGTATTATGCCCCTGTCTTTAAACTGCAGAAAGGAAGAGCAATTTTGCCTTATTTTTGGATAcagattgttttaaatttctcaactagtgatgggtaaagttggcaaaagaCCAGAGTCAACTCCAATCCGACTCCAATAATTTCggatccgactccggaaggtagaaCCGCCCAGCactatccggagtcgttcggaatcgtctggagtcgcccggaatcgGCTGGGCTACGAAGTTCACGCGCAAactgaaagacaaaaaaacacaccgaaaTTAAAGGCCTGGTCATAAGCACATTATTCTGGCTCCAGTTGATTCTGACCGACtctgactccgactccggtcgactccgaatgactccgactttGGTCTTTTATGGTTCGGACAAGGTGCACAATTGAGACAGGAAACATACATTATTATCTTTGGTATAATACACACACTACATATTCTAATACAATTAAAGAGACGAGAATCGATGTGTGTCTGGTCGTAAGCCTATGATTGAGTGCCCTCTAGGTAGCCTGATCGCTCCCGAAGGTCTTAACGACTCCGGGCATCTCCCTCCGACCCTGGCGACTACGACTCCACCCatgtgccacaaatccactaaacgaccactaaacggttTCTAAATTGGAATCTAAAatgacttcgtttagcagacggcaaacgaatgaagcattttaaaaatagcaaaaaaaagctggttTCGgaatctgttggtgggatacccagCCATTGGAGCTTTCCTCGCTTGAAGAGCTTTCTCCTTCCCTCTGCACTATtatatggtttcgcattgaagttatgcatcgctagagcTAACGGCAATATGATTGTTTAAATCGAAACCGTTAGCACCGAAACAAGTGAGATTTCAGTAATGATCGTTGGTATTGATACCCACGTAACTGACCACAGGGATTaatcatatagatttttgctcggaatgTTTGAAGGGTGTATGGACCGTTATTAGATGAACTTAGGCGTAACATATTGCAAGAAAGAGACAGCTATACAATATTGAGTTATAAAACGCCATCTATGGTACAAACCACTGTAGCCTAAGgagctttcgtttgtttttctatcgatatttgattttttagtcgtttaagcttaatctgtggcgcttggacAGATGACTTCTACTCCCATTTTACCgaagtcggaatcggactaacaataatcggagtcggatccatcgagcacatcactagtctgAACATGCAACACAAGCGAAACTTCTAACGGCCCATTTGAATGGCATCTACCATACACGCACACCATCAAATgtagtgaaatatttcatagcTGTCAATACGGGAGcgctttgtttacaaacaactTCCAGCACAATTCGGCATTGCCAGTTTTTCGTCTGCTTGTTTCAGCATGAACTAGAGAAGCACCGCAAACTGTGCCCGCCTGTGGTTTCTGAGTAAAAAGCGAATAATGTCCTGCACCTTTTCACAGCAAATGGCGAACAGCTCCTGCTTGACGTGGCTCAACTTTCGCGAGCACATGCTAAACACCTTCTGCGGAATCTACCGCACGCAGCAGCACACCGATTGCCGCTTGATCGTACCCGACGGTGAGCTGTACGCGAACCGTCCGATCCTGTGCATGGCATCCAGCTTCCTGGAGACGATTCTGGACGGTCTGCCTACCATCGGTGCGGATATGGTAACGATTGTAATACCGGACTTGACGCTAGCGACGTTACGCGCCGTCCTGCAGTTCATTTACACCGGGGAGGCAAGCGTACGGTCGGACGAAATGGCATCGTTTGTGGAGGCCTGCAGCTTTCTGCAGCTACGCGGAGTGCGTTTTATCGCGAATCAGATTGTGGGCATACGATTCGGCAAGACTGTTGGTATGGTGTCGGAGGAGCTTATTCCTGCCAGCGAAGGTTTGGAAGCGACGGCATGCCCAAGGCAAGAACTGTTCGTTGCGCAAGTGGAGGAACAGGCAGAAGAGgatgaggaagaggaggaacaAACAGAAATGCCCATAACACAATCACAGGTCCAACCTGTTGAATGCTTCATTCCAGAATCGAGCGAATCCGTCCAAGAACACGTTGAAGGTAATGAAATTGTTCAAGTCGTGTTGAATATCCCATCAGATGCGACTCCTGCCTGCGAACGGGAAACCTCTCAATGTGTAGAAATTCCACAGGAACGGTTAACGCAAGCAATTGAAGCAATTATAAAGGACCACGAAAGCTATGAAATCACATCCGTTCCGTGTGCAATCGACACCACCGTCCCAACCTCGTCGGAAACACATACAACGAACCTTCCGCCGTTCGAAGATGAGCTGGAACAAGCAAACCCCGAACCAACACTATCCGACCCTGCCAGTTACGATGCACGTCTTGCGTTAGCGATGGATGCAATCCTTCACCACGGCATTAGCTACCGGATTGCCGCCAGGCAGTATAGCATCGCTAAAACGGTACTGTGGCGCAAGGCGATGAAAATGCCGCGACCGGTTCGGGTCGGCTCCCCGAAGCTGAGCGCTCAACGGCGGGAAGCGATCGATGCACTGAAAACGGGCGAGAAGCTCGCACACGTGAGCCGACGGTTCGAGATTCCGCTGTCGACGCTGCACCGGGAAAAGCAACGGCTGTACAGCAAGGGCGCACTGCCGAGCAATGTGTCGCTGAAGCTGCGCGGTAAGGATGAGTCGGTGCGGAAGCGGTTGCAGGAAGCGGTTGGTGACTGTGTGGCGGGCAGGATGTCACTGTCCGAGGCAGCCCGGACGTACGGCCTACCGAAGACGTCCATCTGGCGCAGGGTACGATCGCTACAGACCAGTGGCTGCAGTAGTAGCGGAATGAAGGAGGATAATTCTGCAAGCGACGCAATGGCAGAGCGACCGAATCAATCGGAAGAGGCTGAggtggaggtggaggaggaggaggaggaggatgatgatgctaaGCTAACGATGGGGGGCATCCTGTTAAGGGGGAGTGATACGCTTCAGGTTGGGGCAGGATATATGTCCGATGAGAATATTTCGGCGAGCGATTTAGCGCAATTAAGGTATCAGCTGACCTCGAACTATGACGATCACGTATTGCATGATAGTTTATAATAAAAAGTAACGAAGAAACTAGTGAATctgattgaaatttgattttttctaaCAGCGTCTAATAAGAAATGATGAAATTTCCATTTTGGgaagaaacaaataattacCTAAAGGCCAAAAGTTCAAGTTCACTTACTCACGATCCTTGAACTCGATTATTTCAAGACGGCCAACGTGTTTTCTCACAACTCACTAAAAAACTGGCATCGGTCACAGATCGTACAGTAGTGTATCCGGTTATATTTCAGCCTAAGAACGAAAACGATTCAACGCTCACCAACACCGCAACTGCCATGCGTTCGATTTTgcactcactctctccctccttccctcaTTCGCCTTACTTTTCCGCCGGCTTGGTGGCAACCTCCTCCGTGGCCGGATTGGCATTGCGGAAGTTCGGGAACTGTTCCCACGGTGCGGACAGATCAAACTTGCGGAACTCCTGGGCGAGCTCGAGCGGTTCGCACACGACCCGCTTCTTCTCGTCGTCGTACCGCAGCTCGACGTACCCGCTCAGCGGGAAGTCGCGGCGCTGCGGATGCCCCTCGAACCCGTAGTCGGTCAGGATGCGGCGCAGGTCGGGATGGTTCGCGAAGAACACGCCGTACATGTCCCAGATCTCGCGCTCATACCAGTTGGCCGCCTTGAACACCTCGTTGCACGAGTCGATCGGCGTCAGCTCGTCGGTGTACGTCTTGACGCGGATGCGCGAGTTGTACCGCAGCGACAGTATGTTGTAGATGATCTCGAAGCGGTACGGCCGGGACGGCACATCCATGCCGGCAATGTCGACCAGGTTGGCGAACTGTGCGTTATGGTGGTCCTTCAGGAACTGCAGCACCGGCACGACGCCTTCCGGCGCGATCAGCACCTCCAGCTCGTCGCCGGACGTCAGCTGCACCTTCTGCACGTACTTGGGCATGCACTCCGCGACGTACTTGCCAAACTCGGACAGCTCCGACCGGGCGGCAGCATCCGGCTTGCGGACGGTCGCTAAAACGAGACAAAAGGAGCAGCTTTATTAACAACGGGATAAGGTGCCTATGCGATGGGAGGATACGAACGTCGCGATTCGGCCGCCGGTTCGGTGGACTTGTAGCGGAGCATTACTGTTGGAGCAGCACGGGAAATACCTGCGTGGACAGAATAAAACGACCGATAGTACAGTCCGGAACCATATCAAAACAAATAGCCGCAGCACCGTGCGATCGTGCGGGGAAGGCTATTTCGGGTGGCTGTTGTCCTTACCGTTTGCGCCGAGCATGCCGCTCTTGGCGAATGCCGAGGCGAAGGAGCGCAGGATGGAGGCCATCGTTTACGGGCGTTTAGGGGTTCGTAACGGTCAAAATCCTATTTCTAGGCCCGGGCCGCGGAAATTAAAGCAATCCTCTCCCGAAAGATTGGTGCCTTTTTATGTAATTCCGTTTTTGTCACCCTTTTTGCTGTTGACGTTTGCCGCAAtgtttttgacagctcgctgCAGGACACTGTGGGCGTCTTGGGAAAAGCAAAGTGGTCAAAATaggattcctttttttgtgttattatttcatCTTCAAGTGTAAACtaccaaaagaaaaaggaaaatatgaAGCTtatcaacaaaatgaaaccacCAATTGTTTTTTAAACAGCGCTGTCGATCGATTCTTCAACACAATATGGTACGCGGATGGGATGCGCTCCCGAAATGAACATCATGCCCGGATCGGACCGTTCCGCCAGCAAAGAACGACCCGCTCCGGCCAATCGGTGCGCCACCACTATCGACACAGAGCAGCTCAATTGTGCAGAACGCTGTCGCTCGGCTATCGGAGGAAAAAATGGTTTTTCTAGTGGTAAAAAGGTTTTAAGGTGCGTAAAAACGACCAAAAACGGCGGGGGAAGTGTGTTGCATCGTCTGTGTGATGAAATAAACGCACCAAAGTACGCCTACAGCGGCGCAATCACTGCGCAAACGATCTTGGCTGGGATCCCTGCTGGCTCGGCGGAACCAAAAAGTCACCAAAGTGTGTCCCACCACTGTGTCTCGGGTGGTAGGTGTGTGAAAAGCAATGGACAGAACATTTTTTCACACGCgcctgtgtgcgcgcgcgtttgcatgagtgtgtgtgtgtgtgtgtgtgcgcgtttgtgtgtgctttacgGGTTTCTACTGTAAGGGAttgcaggaaggaaaaagagACGTGGGAGGGTTGCGTGAACAGAGCGAGTATTGCCAGCAGgatgaaaatgttttccttAGGCCAGTGCCAGCACAGCCCCGCAACAAAGTGAATGGATCGAAAGGGAagggagcgagcgagagggaaagagagagtgagacgAGTGTGTGAGGGTGGGAAGCGCGTTGCGTAGTAAAGAAACACAGTGGcggtgtggtgatggtgtgcgAAATGGGTGAGAAAGTACCGCACAAACAACAAGAAATGGGCTTACCCGTGTAATTTTAAAAGTTGCGCCTGTTTTGCAGTTAAAAGAGAATGCAAGACGAGAGCgaaataagaaagaaaaagaaaaaaaatcacacacacacaaaagcgaaTCCATCGCAAAAGTCAACACGGTCGCGCGACTGGTACGGGATCAACAAAATCTTTCTCCTGCCTTTtgggatgtgtgtatgtgtgtatgtgcgtgtttgGACAGTCCCCTGCATCAAGGGGTGGGTGGCTGAGTGTTGTTTGCCCGGTACAGTAAAATGCCCCGTCCGTCAGCGGGAAAGGGTGGTGTCCACCATCTGGGCGCTGTGAAAAATGGGCCCATTTTCCAGGGTGGAAAATGATGGGCAGCATATGATAAAAATACCCAATACACGGGTGAATTGCAGCTGCACTCTCGCGCGTGGCGTTGAATAGATGGAACGGGTTTTGCCCGTGTTTACTTTACGCCTGGTAGCAAGGGAGGGTAGGAAAAAGCAGAAGCAAATCTTAGCCAGCCTCAAAGAAGAGCTCAATTGCGCTTTGAAAGAAAATGGATGAAAGAAGGCATTAATCACTTCccagaaaaaaagaggaaacaaaTGTTTCATACCGATTTCCCTGATCGAAAGATAAGCACCATTTGTTTGGCCCAAGATTAGATGCGATAAGATCACTTTAATTGGTTCTTGGGAAAAAAGGGACGAACTGGGAAGGGAAGCAGCAGGGGAACAGAATTGATGAACCATAATTGATGAAGCTTCTTTGCCTGTGCATTACCTGAAGAACGCGCGTGTGCATACCTCGCGGTGCGTGTGCtcttgttggtgtgtgttggtgcaaaATTAAACCCTTTCCATCTGTCCGGTTAAAGCCCCCTTAAGGGACGCACTCACATACACgcgtctctctcgctctctcgctctctccacaCACAGCGTGCGTGAATTATTTGTTGTGCAAAGCGCGACTATGACGGTTCAAccattgaaatgtattttaatgcttttttttctcccccattTTCTTTCGTTCCCCTGTTTGTTTAGGCGCTATTGATGTAACCGACCCAATGCACAACAGTATGCAGAAGCTGGGCAGCATAGTGTGCGATGTGAACGGAAATGTATCGCACGACGAGTAGGTGAATGGTGTCGACCGAACGCTACATCCGGTTCAGTACTTGGATGGAAACATCTTTTTTAACGAAAATTGGAAACCGCGCGAGTCGAACTGAAACGGAAGCCAACGTGTAGAGCGCGTTTATCGCCGAacggaaaagggggaaaaaaagacGTAGCGGCCGTAGCGGGTGGTGGGAGCTTGGGAAGGCAacg contains:
- the LOC120895304 gene encoding NADH dehydrogenase [ubiquinone] iron-sulfur protein 3, mitochondrial, translated to MASILRSFASAFAKSGMLGANGISRAAPTVMLRYKSTEPAAESRPTVRKPDAAARSELSEFGKYVAECMPKYVQKVQLTSGDELEVLIAPEGVVPVLQFLKDHHNAQFANLVDIAGMDVPSRPYRFEIIYNILSLRYNSRIRVKTYTDELTPIDSCNEVFKAANWYEREIWDMYGVFFANHPDLRRILTDYGFEGHPQRRDFPLSGYVELRYDDEKKRVVCEPLELAQEFRKFDLSAPWEQFPNFRNANPATEEVATKPAEK
- the LOC120894784 gene encoding uncharacterized protein LOC120894784, translating into MAQSSSGPTKTMLVWLDYSRHMLSTLQDIYADQQYTDCRLVVPDGELYANRPILSMASGLFEAIFTSMVTLTMDPSTVLIPDMTFANLQRVVQFIYTGRVTLQPDEVVPFMEACGLLQLRGVECCGNRTMGIYIDESGPEATAEDGDPFATAPETDPLHIDHTRYPGAVEKAEPPPLKLIEPNLESTSELFPGNICKEELMVSDEDSAEEEEEEEGDKSDAGEDSSMDDSTDSEQDVERWMALVKEVGVVDTSHPGAPNFTPYQNCLKQAIVAVISGNVSPRRAAARYNVPASRLVRWTQKVKRAMKKKPETVTANVSQMVAAYIDRSIQEFKQLLETSDADERVSLLSDPSNVLMYDVRIMLAIHDIMYTGISLREAVTRYKNSLGLLRNRLYNLKSQRITNHFKSFGIRLKSADKQTNERQAAGKKRRRFETESGKILKTADPSRYEESVAKALEAIGYGLSIQQAANHFRIHKSALWRHAKAKNITFPQERTVLRKKAATKKVKPSGGGSSAASSSATNSCPVVPKLVPFGSTGAVTTAERVRDRAGGGEIALAPASTAAPPIAAPSLLPLPKLVPISSSSLPEYEERMEAAIAMISNQKMSYREASVKYNIPKATLWKKISKMEPKKSTANCARLWFLSKKRIMSCTFSQQMANSSCLTWLNFREHMLNTFCGIYRTQQHTDCRLIVPDGELYANRPILCMASSFLETILDGLPTIGADMVTIVIPDLTLATLRAVLQFIYTGEASVRSDEMASFVEACSFLQLRGVRFIANQIVGIRFGKTVGMVSEELIPASEGLEATACPRQELFVAQVEEQAEEDEEEEEQTEMPITQSQVQPVECFIPESSESVQEHVEGNEIVQVVLNIPSDATPACERETSQCVEIPQERLTQAIEAIIKDHESYEITSVPCAIDTTVPTSSETHTTNLPPFEDELEQANPEPTLSDPASYDARLALAMDAILHHGISYRIAARQYSIAKTVLWRKAMKMPRPVRVGSPKLSAQRREAIDALKTGEKLAHVSRRFEIPLSTLHREKQRLYSKGALPSNVSLKLRGKDESVRKRLQEAVGDCVAGRMSLSEAARTYGLPKTSIWRRVRSLQTSGCSSSGMKEDNSASDAMAERPNQSEEAEVEVEEEEEEDDDAKLTMGGILLRGSDTLQVGAGYMSDENISASDLAQLRYQLTSNYDDHVLHDSL